From a region of the Triticum aestivum cultivar Chinese Spring chromosome 7D, IWGSC CS RefSeq v2.1, whole genome shotgun sequence genome:
- the LOC123168690 gene encoding peptidyl-prolyl cis-trans isomerase FKBP13, chloroplastic, whose product MAPAASTSPLSRLLLSLPKPNTRPPLCAQAPSADSGAGASTKNVVLRRREAAAAVLSAALLSRVLPAAAAADECALEATPSGLAFCDRVVGTGAEAVKGQLIKAHYRGMLEDGTVFDSSYGRGRPLTIMVGVGEVIKGWDLCLAGGEGIPPMRVGGKRSLRLPPELAYGEKGAGCRGWEPTSCVIPPNSTLLFDVEYVGRASS is encoded by the exons ATGGCTCCCGCCGCTTCCACCTCGCCGCTCTCCCGCCTCCTGCTCAGCCTCCCGAAGCCCAACACCCGGCCGCCCCTCTGCGCCCAGGCGCCGAGCGCGGACTCCGGCGCGGGAGCCAGCACCAAGAACGTCGTCCTCCGCCGGCGCGAGGCCGCGGCAGCCGTCCTGTCCGCCGCTCTCCTCTCACGCGTCCTCCCCGCAGCGGCCGCCGCAGATGAGTGCGCGCTCGAGGCGACACCGTCCGGCCTCGCCTTCTGCGACCGCGTCGTCGGCACCGGCGCCGAGGCCGTCAAAGGCCAGCTCATCAAG GCGCACTACCGGGGGATGCTGGAGGACGGCACGGTGTTCGACAGCAGCTACGGCCGCGGGAGGCCGCTGACCATCATGGTGGGCGTGGGGGAGGTGATCAAGGGGTGGGACCTGTGCCTCGCCGGCGGCGAAGGGATCCCGCCGATGAGAGTCG GTGGGAAGCGGAGCCTGAGGCTGCCGCCGGAGCTGGCCTACGGGGAGAAGGGGGCCGGGTGCAGGGGGTGGGAGCCCACCTCCTGCGTCATCCCGCCCAACTCCACGCTCCTCTTCGACGTCGAGTACGTCGGCAGGGCATCCTCCTGA